From the Oceanobacillus kimchii X50 genome, the window GATTATATATTCTTTTTTAATTATTGACTATTACATCAGAGATAATAGACATAAAAAAAGAAAAGGGTGGAACTGAAATATTTAATCAGAAGATAAACATGAATGAACTAAGCTTTGAAAATCACTCCATATATTTCCAGAGCCAATTTGCAAAATCATCCATCTTCTGAATAATACTACTTCGTATGTCCCATCCTCATCTTAAATTACACTTGTGGTCCTTCTACTTTTTCTTTTTTTGTGAAATCTACCGGTTTATCTTTAACTGTACGGGCTCTCCAAACGAACCACAATTGTGATGCAAAGAGTAGAGAAGAATACGTTCCAGCCAATAATCCTATTAGTAACGCAAGCGCAAAACTCCAAATAGATGTCGCGCCTAAAATCAAAAACGCTAATACAGCGATAATTGTTGTTACTGAAGTATTCACAGTTCTGGTAAAGGATTGTACAATACTTCTATTAACAACTCCTGCTAATGCTTTAAAGGATTTTACCCGTTTTTCACGACGAATGTTTTCACGGATTCGATCAAATATAACAATAGTGTTATTGATTGAGTAACCAACTATAGTTAAAATCGCAGCAACAATCGTAACGTTAAATTCTATTTGTGTGACACTGAATAACACAAGCATCAGAAATACATCATGTAATAATGCGATGACCGCCGTAATACCAAAGAAAAATTCAAATCGAATGGTTACGTAGGCTATCATAAAAATTGATGCTATTGAAACTGCATATATTGCATTTTTAACTAATTCTTGTCCTACTATTGGTGATACAACACTTACACTTGGTGTTTGACCATAAAGTTCATTAAAATGCTGTTGAACTTCATCTACACCAGATTCATCAAGTACAGTGTCAAAACGTGCAACTGCAATTTGATTATTTTCTCCTGATAAATTCACGGAGCTAACTTCATGACCAAGTTCTGCAAATTGGTTTTCCACTTCTTCGGCAGTTAGGGACTGGTCAGCAACCACCTCTATCCTAGAACCACTTGTAAAATCAACTCCAGGATTTATTCGGAAAATACCAATAGCGATTGCGCCAACAATAACTATAATCGAAGTTGTAATAAAAAATTTCTTTCGATGTTTGACAAAATTGATGGAACGTCCAAAGATTTTCGGGTCTTCTTCCGGTTTTGCAATGTCTTGGATTTGTGTTTTATTAACACCTAGCCATGGTTTTCGGTTTTTAAGAACTCCACTCTGTACCCATAACCCCAGTAATAGACGTGTTCCAAGTACTGCTGTAAGGAAGCTTAAAATTATACTGATGATTAACATTGTAGCGAATCCCTTTACAGAACTTGTTCCGAAAATAAATAATACAATAGCTGCAATTAAAGTCGTTATATTCGCATCTAATATAGTTATAAATGAATTTGAATTACCCGATTTAAAGGAAGCCTTTACGGATTTTCCTAGTCGAAGTTCTTCTTTTATTCGTTCGAAAGTAATTACATTAGCGTCAACTGCCATTCCAACACCAAGTATTAACGCAGCAATACCAGGTAATGTTAGAACTCCGTTTAGCATTTCAAAAACTAAGATTACCAAATATACATATACTGCGAGGTTAATTGCAGCAATGATTCCAGAAAAACGATAGAAACCAATCATAAATAAGATAATTAATCCAACACCGACAATACCTGCAAACACTGTCTCGTTTAATGCCTGTTCACCAAATTGAGCACCTACAGATGTTGAAAATATTTCAGTCATATGTACAGGTAATGAACCTGAATTAATAATATCTGCCATTTGCTGTGCAGACTCAACCGTAAAATTACCATTAATCATAACATTACTAGAATTGATTGGACCATCTACATTTGGAGCCGACACGTATTTGGGTTCAGATTTTGCAGACTCTTCTTCAAAAGAATCACCTTCTTGATAATCCATCCAAATAACTAAACGACTATCTTCCTTTTCACTAATTTCAGTAGTAACATCACCAAACTTAGATGCATCTTTTAATTGCAATGTAACAATGGGAGCATTTGTATTGGGATCAAAGTCTTGCTTTGCACTTCCTTCTACTAGATCAGTTCCGTCCAAATACAAATTATCATTAACATCACGGAAGGTTAGATGTGCGGAAGTTGATAGCATTTCCCTAGCTTCCGCTTGATTATCTACTCCTGCTAATTGAACTCGAATTCGATTATCACCTTCGATATCAATTACAGCTTCACTGATACCTAAACGGTTTACTCTGTCATTCAATGTTTGTACTGTACCTTCTAATAAACTCTGTGAAATTTCTTGAGATGAATCTACCGGTTCTACTTCATATAAAACTTCAAAACCACCTTGTAAATCGAGTCCGAGGTTTACATCTTTTGTGATATTGGTAAACGTTGTTCCAATTACTCCTGCCAAAGCTAATACGACAAGAAAAAAGGCAACGATTCTACCTCTTTTTTTCATCGAATCCATTTCCTCCTTCATATGTATTACGATTATTATTATTATGCATCTGCATTATTTTCTGTCAATGCAACAATAGATGCCATCAAGTCCTCATTTTGATAGGAAGACATGGTTAAATAACTTAGGTAAATATTTGAACCTAAGTGAAAAATATCCTGAATAACTTCATATAACCGTTTTTCTGGATCTCCTCTCCACACCTTTTCTTTTAAGCATCTCCAAACATCATCCGCTGTAGCCTGTGAATAGCCTAGCATTTCTAGCTCTTCCGCTTTACTTTGTAATGCCGGAATAATGGTTTGTTTCCATCCATCCACATTATGCTTCATTTCCATTTTATCGCCACCAATTCCATTATAGATTGGAACAACTGTCATGCTTTGTCCACCTAATTGCATATATATCATTGTATATCAATTTTAAATATTTGAGAAGGCAGGTCGACAATTATGACCAAACAATCATTTCTACAAGGAGCTATTATATTAATTGTAGCTGGAATGATTACCCGTTTTATGGGATTTATTAACCGTATTGTTGTTGCAAGATTGATGGGAGAAGAAGGTGTTGGATTATATATGATGGCATTACCAACTCTATTTCTGGTAATGACATTAACACAGTTCGGACTTCCAGTTGCTATTTCAAAACGAGTTGCTGAAGCTGATGCGCAAAATGATCAACAAAAAATTAAGAAAATAGTCGTTGTATCTTTAGCAATTACTCTATCCGCTAGTATTGTCTTTACTGCAATATTAATACTTATTGCTCCTTTGGTGGCATCAACGTTGTTAACAGATGAACGCGTCATGGTACCACTTATTGTTATTAGTCCTATTATTCCAATTGCAGCTGTGTCAGCAGTATTACGAGGGTATTTTCAAGGAAAACAAAATATGACTCCTCAAAGTGTAGCTCAAGTTATCGAACAAATAGTAAGAATTATATGCGTTGCCCTATTTATTCAGCTACTTCTTCCTTATGGAGTAGAATACGCAGCTGCCGGAGCAATGTTTAGTGTTATTTTAGGTGAATTCATTTCATTACTGTATATGGTTCGTAAATTTAAACGGAAACGAACGATTAAAGTAAGGAATAATTTTTTTAAAGTATTAGCTGACGGAAAACAAACAGCGAAAGACTTATTTTCTATCTCAATACCTACCTTAGGTAGCAGAATGATTGGTTCATTCTCTAACTTTTTAGACCCCATTTTGGTTGTTCAAAGTCTTGCACTCGCAGGAGTAACAGCTACTGTTGCTACGAAGCAATACGGAGAACTCACCGGATATGCGATGCCTTTGTTATTTCTACCAACATTTATTACAAGTTCTTTATCTATTGCACTCGTTCCTTCTATAGCAGAAGCGGAAGCCAATAAGCAGATAAAAATGATTCACAACCGTATTCATCAATCAATACGAATTTCCTTTGCATCTGGAGCAATTTCAACTGTCGTTCTTACGATCTTTGCGACAGAGATACTTACGTATATGTACGGTTCAAGTTCTGCAAGTAAATTCTTGTTGTTGATGGCACCTTTTTTCTTATTTCTTTATATACAAGCTCCCTTACAATCTGCACTACAGGCACTTGATTTAGCTAGACCAGCTATGTGGAATAGCCTTATCGGTATGGGAATGAAATTTTTAATAATGATCTTATTTGCATCGAATCCTTCATTTGGCATATTAGGTGCTGCCATGGCAATTTGTGTAAGTGTAGTAATTGTAACGCTCCTTCACTTAGCAGTATTAAAGAAAAATATTAATTATATGATTCCGTTTATTGATTTTGTTAAGATGATTGTCTTAGTTGGTCTTACATTTGGTATCGGATATTCATTAAAGCAAATCATGCCTAATCTTGACGGACAAATTATTATTTTTGGAGCTTTATTAATTGTATTACTATTAATATATATCCTATTGCTATTTATATTAAAATTTATAACAAAGCAAGAGCTTCAGCAAATTCCCTTATTCAGAAAAAACAAGTAATACTACTGGTACTTTAAAAAATTGAAAAGAAAATAACGACCAATAGTTGGATTTTATTCTTATATCCGTATTAGTCGTTATTTTCTTTTTATCCCGTATGAGTTAATTTCATGTGTGAAAACTGAAAATTGTTCTGCTTGATTTCCATTGCAGGGAATGCTTTTTAGTAGATTCTTAATTATACGATAACTAAAATAAAGACGAACACAATTTCTAGTGGATCTTCAGTTCACGCTATTCCTACAGGAGTCGTCGTCTTCAATTACAATCGAAGGCAAATGAAGTTTCTCTTTATTATCATTAACTTATTATCAAATGAATTCAAATTTATTATGCTTCTACATATTGGTATAAGGTAATAAATATCGAAAATAAATATATATGGAAGATACAATTAATGATATAAATACGATAATCAATCCAAATTTCATAAAACGGAGAAAAGGTATTTTTTCACCTGCAGTTTCTGCCATCCCCGCAACAACAACATTTGCTGAAGCACCAATTAGCGTAGCATTTCCTCCTAAACAAGCTCCTATAGCTAGTGCCCACCATATTGGGTCCAAATAAATCATTCCATAAGATTCAAATTCTTGAATTACTGGGATCATAGCTGCAACAAATGGAATATTATCAATAAACCCAGAGAATATCCCAGACATCCATAATATAAGTATTGTAGTCGTTACATAATCCCCTTCTGTAGTTGCAACTAATAATCTTGCTAGTTCATCAATAATACCGACCTGTTCTAATCCCCCAACAATAGTAAATAAACCAATAAAGAAAAATAATGTTACCCATTCTACTTTAGAAAATACTTTTTCAGTATGTAAATCCTTTTCTGTAAGTAGTAAAAGTAGAATAGCCCCTGATAGAGCAATAGCTGTCATTGACACATGTACAATTGAATGGAGTATAAAGCCCATTATGGTTAGCAATAGCACACTTACTGATTTATATAATAAAGGAGAGATTAATAATTTTTCCTTTGCGTCTAGCTTTACTATTTTCTCAACTTCTGGTCGTGCTTCTTTTAAGGATTTGCGAAATATAACTAACAAGAATAATATCTGAATAACAAACATTATTATTGCCACTGGTCCTGTATGTTGTAGAAATGATAGGAAAGTAAAATGATCGACAGCTTGTCCAATCATTATATTTGGAGGGTCCCCAATTAAAGTCGCAGACCCTCCTATATTTGAACTAAAAATGATCATTAATAAAAAGGGAAACAACGGTAAGTTTAGTAATTTCGTTATTTGAATCATAACAGGCACAAAAATTAGTACAGTTGTCACATTGTCTAGAAATGCTGAACCAATAGCCGTTAAAATACCAGAACCAATCAGTAAAGCAATCGGATTACCTTTTACTTTTTGCGCAAAACGAATTGCGATAAATGTAAATAGTCCTGTTTTTTCAGTGATTGAAATGAGAACCATCATCGAAAATAATAAAGCAATTGTATTCCAATCAATATATTGCGTAAATACCTCATCTATCGTATATACACCTGTTAATATTAAAAGAGTTCCACCCGCCAGTGCTATAATTGCTCGGTTAACTTTTTCCGTCATAATAAAAATATAACTTACGATAAAGATAATTCCTGTAAGAATCACTTCCATATATCTTATCCTCTCGTTACAAATATTTATATCACCGTACTTATTCGTGTAAATCTCCCTGTGAAAACTGGGAGGTAGGATAACAGATACTATCTCCCACTAACTTGCTAAACGTCAATGGATACTTAATCATCCATTGACATAAGACTCCCTTATAAGACTATATGCAAAGATAGAGTGAAATATCTTCTTCTAAATTGAATTCTTAGGAATAAACTGTATTAGATGAGGACAAACACTTTCTAAAGGAGGCTTATAGTTTGAATAGAAATCAGTGGACTGCGTTATTATATGGATGGATTGCTTTATTCGGAATTTTAATCATTGCTAGTTTTATTCTGGCATTGCTGCTCAATTTCACAGAATTTAGCGAGTCAGCTTTAAGTTTAGTTACTTTAATAATTGGTATTGTAGCTCTTTTCATTGGAGGATTAATTGCAGGATTAAAAGGAAAAAACAAAGGATGGATGATTGGAGCTATGATTGGAGTAGGTTTCACATTATTAATATTTCTAGTGCAATATTTAGGTTATCAGCAAGGTTTTTCGTTAAAACAAACTGCCTATCATAGTCTTTATCTAGGTGTTGCACTTCTTGGGGGTATTATAGGTGTAAATTTATCAGGTACTACCGAGGTTGAATAAAGTAGATAATTAAAAAAGCTAATGGTGATGTATATGCCCTTTTAAAGCGCCACATCGTCATTAGCTTCTTTTATCTTCCCATAACTACATCTTATGTATATATGGGCTAAGTGAAATTAGTCTTGTTTAACTTCACGAATAGCATTACGATCGTAAGTTAACTTCGTACCTTCTGGTGTAATTAATACAATCGTACCTTCATCTAACGCATGGATTTTAGCGTGTAAGCCACCAATAGTAATGATATCATTACCTTTTTCTAAGTTATCCTGCATTTGTTTTACTTGCTTTTGACGCTTTTGTTGTGGACGAATAAGTAGGAAATAAAAAATCGCAAACATTATTATAATCCACAAAAATGGCATAATAGCTTCCATCTACTTCAACTCCTTTCTAAAAGTTCTTTGGATTAGCTTTGTTTAATCCATATTGTTCAAAGAATGACTCTTTGAAATCACCAAGTCGATCTTCTTTTATAGCAGTTCGGACTTGCTCCATTAATTTTAACAGAAAATGCAAGTTATGATAAGTCGTAAGTCTGAACCCGAATGTTTCATTACATTTTATTAAATGCCTGATGTATGCTCTTGAGTAATTTTTGCACACGTGACAACTACAATTCTCATCTATCGGATTAAAATCTCGAGCATATTTTGCATTTCTTACTACTAATCGTCCATTTGATGTCATGCATGTTCCGTTACGTGCAATTCGGGTTGGTAGTACACAGTCAAACATATCAATACCCCGAATCGCTCCGTCTATCAGTGCATCTGGTGAACCAACTCCCATTAAGTAACGAGGTTTATGCGATGGTAGAAGCGGTGTAGTAAATTCTAATACTTGATTCATTATATGCTTTGGCTCCCCAACAGAAAGTCCGCCAATTGCATAGCCGGGGAAATCTAACGAAACAAGGTCTTCTGCACTTTGCTTTCGTAACGCTTCATATTCGCCACCTTGAACAATTCCGAACAATCCTTGGTCATAGGGACGATTATGTGCCTGTAGACATCTTTCCGCCCAGCGAGATGTTCTCTCCACCGAAGCTTTCATATAATTGTATTCTGCTGGATATGGAGGACATTCATCGAAAGCCATCATAATGTCAGAACCAAGAGCGTTTTGAATATCCATTGCTTTTTCAGGTGACAAGAAAAGTTTCTCACCATTTAAGTGATTACGGAAATGGACCCCCTCTTCTTTTATTTCTCGCATATCGCTAAGACTAAATACTTGAAAACCACCTGAATCAGTCAGAATTGCTCCATCCCAATTCATAAACTTATGCAACCCACCTGCTTCACGTATAATATCCTCACCTGGGCGTAACCAGAGATGATACGTATTCGATAATATTATGTTGGCTTGCATAGATTGCAGATCTTCAGGACTCATTGTTTTTACTGTTGCCAAAGTCCCTACAGGCATAAATGTTGGTGTATCAAAGGAACCATGAGGAGTATGAACTCGTCCTAATCTTGCTCCTGTTTGTTTATCCGTCTTAATTAATTCATACGTTATAGGATTCATTTTATTCTTCCTTCTTATAAGATTAACATAGCGTCACCGAAACTAAAGAAACGATATTTTTCTTTCACTGCTTCATTGTAAGCATGAAGGATTGCTTCTTTACCAGCTAATGCGCTTATCATCATAATTAATGTTGATTTAGGTAAATGGAAATTTGTAATTAAACCATCAATCGCACGGAATTCATATGGGGGATAAATAAAAATATCTGTCCACCCACTTGTAGCAACAAACTTATCATGATCACGAACAACCGTTTCTAATGTGCGAGTAGATGTGGTTCCTACAGAGATGATTCTCCGACCTGTTGTTTTAGCTTCATTAAGTTTTTCTGCTGCTACTTCCGACATGGAATAAAACTCCGAGTGCATATCGTGATCTTCAATTGAATCGACACTAACTGGTCGAAATGTACCAAGCCCTACATGTAATGTGACAAAAACAATATTGACACCCATCGCTTCGATATCTGCTAACAACTTATCTGTAAAATGTAACCCGGCAGTAGGTGCAGCTGCAGAACCTTTCTCTTTTGCATAGACAGTTTGGTATCTATCTTGCTCAGGTAATTGCTCTTTAATATATGGAGGTAATGGCATCTCACCTAATTGATCTAAGATTTCATAAAAAATACCAGTATAAGAAAAAGTCATGATTCGTCCGCCGTGATCTTTAAGATCAATACAAGTCGCTTTTAACTCCCCATTACCAAATACGACTTCAGTGCCAATTTTTACTTTTTTAGCTGGTTTAACAAGTACTTCCCATGTATCTTCTTCTTGTTGATGTAATAGTAAAACCTCTATTTTTGCACCAGTATCTGATTTTACCCCATATAATCTTGCAGGCAGAACCTTTGTGTCATTTAATACCAAACAATCACCCGCTTGTAGATAAGTAGTAATATCTTTGAAATGACGGTGAGTGATTTCACTAGTTTGTTTATCCAAAACACATAAGCGTGAAGATGTTCGATCTTTAAGCGGTGTTTGTGCAATTAATTCTTCTGGTAAATGAAAATCAAAATCTTCTATTTGCATGTTTATCTCCTTCATTTAACGAAATCTTCCAATGACGAACATAATCAATGTCAGTATGATACTAATAACAATTGAAGTTACAATTGGAAAATGTAATGTAAAATTACCTTTATTTATTGTAATATCCCCGGGTAATCTGCCAATAAACGTCCACAGAATACCAATTATGATAAAAACAACTCCAATGATAATAAACATTTTACCCATGTTTAGTCTTCACCAGTCCTTTTTATTCCTAAATGGTCATACGCCTTAGACGTAATGACTCTTCCCCTGGGTGTCCTTTGGATAAAACCAAGCTGTAATAAGAAAGGCTCATAGACTTCTTCAATCGTTTGCGATTCCTCACCGATAGTAGCTGCAATTGTGTCTAAGCCTACCGGTCCTCCATGAAACCCTTCAATAATTCCTAAGAGTAGTTTATGATCAACATGATCTAATCCTGCATCGTCTACTTGAAGCATATTTAATGCTTCTTTTGTTGACTCCAGACTTATTTCCTCTTCTCCTTTTACTTGAGAAATGTCTCTCACACGTTTTAAGAGCCTATTGGCAATTCGCGGCGTACCCCTTGATCGTCTTGCCACTTCAATAGCTGCTTTTGAAGCGATTGGCATGTTAAATATATCAGCAGTACGCTCTACAATATTGCATAAATCTTTTATCTCATAATACTCGAGACGGCTGAGTACTCCAAACCTATCGCGCAAAGGAGCACTTAATAAACCGGCTCTTGTTGTAGCTCCTACTAACGTAAAAGGAGGCAAATCAATTCTTACAGATCGCGCACTTGGACCAGAACCAATAACAATATCAATAAAGAAATCCTCCATAGCAGCATAGAGTACCTCTTCTACCGATCTAGGGAGTCGATGCACTTCATCAATGAATAAAACATCACCCGGCTCAAGGGATGACAATATTGCTGCTAAGTCTCCTGCTCTTTCAATAGCAGGACCTGAAGTGGAACGAAATTGAACACCCATCTCATGAGATATGATTGATGCTAGGGTCGTTTTCCCTAACCCTGGAGGACCATATAATAACACATGATCTAACGGTTCTTCACGCATTTTAGCTGCTTGAATAAAGATAGTTAGGTTTTCTTTTACTTTATCTTGCCCAATATATTGGGCAAGCGTAGATGGACGCAGACTAAATTCTATCTCTACATCTTGATCTTGAAGCTCTCCGTCTATCATTCGATCATCCATTTATTCTCCTCCCCCTTCCTATTTTGCTAATAATGCTAATGCTTTACGAATAGCTTCATCTGTACTTAACTCAACATTTTCTTTTTTCAAATGAGGCAGTACTTGCTTAACCTCTTTATCTGTATATCCTAATGCTTTCAGTGCTTCCATCGCTTCAGAGTACACTTCATTATCATTAACATTAATGCTTCTACTCTTTTGCTGTTCATCTGATACGGAGAATACGCTTGCTAACTTTCCTTTTAAATCAAGGATTATTTGTCTTGCTGTCTTTTTACCAACACCTGGAAAACTAGTTAAAAACTTATCATCTTCATTCTCAACTGCAGAAATAAATCCTGAGATATCCACTCCTGCCAAAATGGCTAAAGCTCCTTTTGGACCAATTCCTGAAACAGATATTAGCTTTGTAAATAAGTATTTCTCATCCTTATTTCGAAACCCAAATAAAATTTGTGCATCCTCTCGTATATGATGATAGGTTTGTATATGTATTTGCTGATTGAGTAAATCTTGAAAAATAAAAGGATTTGGGCACACTATTTCATAACCAATTCCACCTACATCCACAATGAGCGATTCATCCCCTAAGGAAACCAACGTCCCTTTAACATATGCAATCATTATTTTCATCCCCTATTTAATTACATAAGAGAATGAATAAACTTCTATTTCATTGTGAAATAGAAGCCTAAACATTCCATTAACTAATTACTTTCTTCTAAATTATGATGGATATCTTGAACGTCTTCACTTTCCTCAAGCGCATCTATTAACTTCATCATTTTTGCTTCATCTTCTGATGATAGTTGATTATAGTTTTGCGGGATTAATGTCACTTCAGAGTCAGCTAGAGTGTATTCATTTTCCTCTAAATATTTTACAACTTCTTGAAAATCTTCCGGTTCTGTATAGAGCTCAAAAGCCCCCTCTTGTGGAACAACGTCTTCCGCTCCTGCTTCTAAAGCATCCATTGTTATAGTATCCTCGTCTAAAGTACCCTCTTCATTTTCAATAACAATATATCCTTTACGATCAAACATAAATGATACACTGCCATTTTCGCCAAGGTTTCCACCATTTTTTTTGAAAGCGTGGCGTACTTCAGCAGCAGTACGGTTCTTATTATCGGTAAGAACATTAACAATTACGGCTACTCCACCTGGTCCATAACCTTCGTAGGTTATTTCTTCATAGGTTGCTCCATCAAGAGAACCTGTAGCTTTTTTAATGTTACGTTCAATATTGTCATTTGGCATATTATCGGCTTTTGCTTTCTCAACAGCTGTACGCAACGCAGCGTTTGTATTTAAATCCCCGCCACCTTGCTTAGCTGCAAGATATATATCTTTAGCATGACGCATAAAAATTTTACCTTTTTTTGCATCTTGTGCATTTTTACGTTTTTGTATATTTTTCCATTTGGAATGACCAGCCATAAGATCTTCCCCTCTCTTCAAACTCTTTTTTTACTATATCAAAAAAAGCCTATTTGGAAAAGGGATAAAGACTTCTATCATTGATTCTTATCTAACTGAAATATATCTTCAAATAAGTGTTCAACCTGCTCTCCCATTTCTTTTGCCTGTAGTCTGGAGTCCAAGTTTTTCATTCGGTCCCACTGTATATCATCAGTATAAACAATAATTTCTTTATTGTTATCTTCAAGTTGCCTTTCAATATGCTTAACAAGTTTATCTCCAGTATCAGGATCTGCATGTTCCTTTAATATTACCCCTACTACAATGCGTTCTTCAGTAGATGCCACTTGTGCTTGTACAACATCTACCCTATTTCTCAATGACTCAGTTAAACGAATAGACTCTTCATTTGTGAAGGCATCGGTATAATGATTTGCACGAGTTTCATTTACACCATACTGTCTACTTTGAATATAGCCACCTTGATCTCCAATAGATTCTGGCTGATTAGAATTTTCCATCTCTTGGTCTTCAAAGTGTATTGGTTGTACTGATTCAGTACGGTTATTATTTTGCTGATCATTTGTTGTATTATCATCCGTACATCCCATTAATATGGTTCCAAAGAAGATGCTTGAAAAAAACAGATTATACATTCTCATAATAAAAACCTCCCTTAAACTTATTTTGTATAAGGAAGGTTCTTTTACACAGTTAAATATAGGTAATTTTACAGAACATCTAATTTATATCGCATGTAACTAACAGTAATAGCTGATTTCAAACTAATTTTACTTAGCCAAAGAATGAGAGCGGGGTAAATTGTCTATAAATGCCCGATATTGTTCAAAAGCCTTCAAGCCTTGCCTTTGTAAAATCCGAATGAATAGGTTTTGAAAACCCGCATCAGAAATATATACTCCTTTCCGCGGGCGACTGGTGAGCCTCCGGTTTCTACGCAATCCGGGGGTCTCACCTAGGCCTCACTCCCACAGGACAAGGAGAACCTCGACAGCATCGCACGCAGAAAATCGATTTTTGATTTTCAAGGAGTCTCCGTATATTTCTTACGCTTATTCTAGCTATCATCCGTCTTTTGAAAAAACCTTTTTGTTATGTCTCAACCTCACCGCTTTATTCGTTCTTAATATTACGAGGATGATTTTGGCGATTGAGGGTAGAATGGTGGTTTTGGATAAACTGAACGATGTTGATTATCTATAAATTGTGCAGGAAATGTTGGTTGAGAATTTGTTGGTCCTTGATTTTGTTGAGCATTCATTTGCGGATTTTGTTTGTTCATTTCAGACGTATTTTCATTTCTATGCAGAGCGTTATTTACATAAGGTGTTGCACCTTGATATGGCGTAAAATAATTATCATTTACTGGTCTTCCATAGTCTTGAAACATTTGACCTTGATTCATATTGGACGACATCCAATTCATATTCTGAGCATTATTCATAGAATCCTCTGTATTATTTTGTTGTTGTACATTCATTGAATTTCCTGGTGAACCAAAATTATTTCCTTGCCACATCGCATTATTATCATTTCCTTGGTATCCAGTAAAATTCATTGAGGAATAATTTTTTCCCCCACATCCACAATCCCCACTATCTGATGCTCCCAATACTTCACCATGTGACGGATGAAATCCATGACCAGGATGCATCATAGGCATTGGTGCAAAACAAGGATCAAAACATGGTGGCGGCGGACATGGTACAAAATATACTGGACCCGTATTTGGTGGGCAAGGCATTGGTGGACAAGGCATCGGCGGGCAAGGTACTTTGATTGCCCCTGGTGGACAGAAATCCTCCACTGGCTTTTCTTTTGGCTTCTCTTTTGGCTTTTCTTTTGGTTTTACTTTCG encodes:
- a CDS encoding YebC/PmpR family DNA-binding transcriptional regulator → MAGHSKWKNIQKRKNAQDAKKGKIFMRHAKDIYLAAKQGGGDLNTNAALRTAVEKAKADNMPNDNIERNIKKATGSLDGATYEEITYEGYGPGGVAVIVNVLTDNKNRTAAEVRHAFKKNGGNLGENGSVSFMFDRKGYIVIENEEGTLDEDTITMDALEAGAEDVVPQEGAFELYTEPEDFQEVVKYLEENEYTLADSEVTLIPQNYNQLSSEDEAKMMKLIDALEESEDVQDIHHNLEESN
- a CDS encoding DUF2905 family protein, yielding MGKMFIIIGVVFIIIGILWTFIGRLPGDITINKGNFTLHFPIVTSIVISIILTLIMFVIGRFR
- the queA gene encoding tRNA preQ1(34) S-adenosylmethionine ribosyltransferase-isomerase QueA codes for the protein MQIEDFDFHLPEELIAQTPLKDRTSSRLCVLDKQTSEITHRHFKDITTYLQAGDCLVLNDTKVLPARLYGVKSDTGAKIEVLLLHQQEEDTWEVLVKPAKKVKIGTEVVFGNGELKATCIDLKDHGGRIMTFSYTGIFYEILDQLGEMPLPPYIKEQLPEQDRYQTVYAKEKGSAAAPTAGLHFTDKLLADIEAMGVNIVFVTLHVGLGTFRPVSVDSIEDHDMHSEFYSMSEVAAEKLNEAKTTGRRIISVGTTSTRTLETVVRDHDKFVATSGWTDIFIYPPYEFRAIDGLITNFHLPKSTLIMMISALAGKEAILHAYNEAVKEKYRFFSFGDAMLIL
- the tgt gene encoding tRNA guanosine(34) transglycosylase Tgt, coding for MNPITYELIKTDKQTGARLGRVHTPHGSFDTPTFMPVGTLATVKTMSPEDLQSMQANIILSNTYHLWLRPGEDIIREAGGLHKFMNWDGAILTDSGGFQVFSLSDMREIKEEGVHFRNHLNGEKLFLSPEKAMDIQNALGSDIMMAFDECPPYPAEYNYMKASVERTSRWAERCLQAHNRPYDQGLFGIVQGGEYEALRKQSAEDLVSLDFPGYAIGGLSVGEPKHIMNQVLEFTTPLLPSHKPRYLMGVGSPDALIDGAIRGIDMFDCVLPTRIARNGTCMTSNGRLVVRNAKYARDFNPIDENCSCHVCKNYSRAYIRHLIKCNETFGFRLTTYHNLHFLLKLMEQVRTAIKEDRLGDFKESFFEQYGLNKANPKNF
- the ruvA gene encoding Holliday junction branch migration protein RuvA, producing MIAYVKGTLVSLGDESLIVDVGGIGYEIVCPNPFIFQDLLNQQIHIQTYHHIREDAQILFGFRNKDEKYLFTKLISVSGIGPKGALAILAGVDISGFISAVENEDDKFLTSFPGVGKKTARQIILDLKGKLASVFSVSDEQQKSRSINVNDNEVYSEAMEALKALGYTDKEVKQVLPHLKKENVELSTDEAIRKALALLAK
- a CDS encoding YhcN/YlaJ family sporulation lipoprotein; this encodes MRMYNLFFSSIFFGTILMGCTDDNTTNDQQNNNRTESVQPIHFEDQEMENSNQPESIGDQGGYIQSRQYGVNETRANHYTDAFTNEESIRLTESLRNRVDVVQAQVASTEERIVVGVILKEHADPDTGDKLVKHIERQLEDNNKEIIVYTDDIQWDRMKNLDSRLQAKEMGEQVEHLFEDIFQLDKNQ
- the ruvB gene encoding Holliday junction branch migration DNA helicase RuvB, which translates into the protein MDDRMIDGELQDQDVEIEFSLRPSTLAQYIGQDKVKENLTIFIQAAKMREEPLDHVLLYGPPGLGKTTLASIISHEMGVQFRSTSGPAIERAGDLAAILSSLEPGDVLFIDEVHRLPRSVEEVLYAAMEDFFIDIVIGSGPSARSVRIDLPPFTLVGATTRAGLLSAPLRDRFGVLSRLEYYEIKDLCNIVERTADIFNMPIASKAAIEVARRSRGTPRIANRLLKRVRDISQVKGEEEISLESTKEALNMLQVDDAGLDHVDHKLLLGIIEGFHGGPVGLDTIAATIGEESQTIEEVYEPFLLQLGFIQRTPRGRVITSKAYDHLGIKRTGED